GATGAGCCTTATTGCAAAACTTCTCTCCATTCTCGTGATCGCCTTGGCGCTAGTGGGCGTCGATGCCCAGAATGCGGCCGCTGCGATCACGTATGAGCGGCTATCTCTCGACGATGGCAGGCGGCTACTGGTCATCAAGGGCGAGTTCGAACCCTCTGACGATCCGATGAAACTCGCCGCCGTGTACTCCGAGTATCAGCCGACCGTCATAAGCTTTGACTCCAATGGCGGAAGCGTCGTGGCTGCAATCAAGATCGGACGAGCGATCCGTGCGTTGTCGGCAAACACCGTTCAGATCCGATCGACGCAGTGCGCCTCGGCATGCGCCCTCGCATTTATCGGCGGCGTGAAGCGCTCGGCCGAAGCTGGTTCGATCGGCGTCCATCAGGCTTCGTTCTCGGACGACGCAGCACTCGACAACAAGACCGCCGTCGCCACGGTGCAGATAATGACCGGCGAGATCATCGGCTACCTCTCCGATATGGGAGTGAGCCCGAACCTGCTCAGGCTCAGCCTCTCTATAGAGAGCTCGGACATGCGGTATCTGACGACAGCCGAGATGCGCGACTGGGATATCATCACGTCCAACGATACCGTAACGGTACAGACAGCCCCATCATCTGAACCGGTCGATAAGCCAGTCTCCAGCCCGAGTGCTAAGTCCGGGGCCACGGTGACTGCGCCTCGCACATCTAGGGACAATGCCCTCGATTTTATTCGGCGATACCACGAGGCCTGGTCTCGCGATAACTCGACGGCGCTTGCCTTTATGCGCAAGGCCTATGAGGACCAGGTGACATTCTACGGCAGGGTCGTCGACCGCGACGCCGTCATGAAGGACAAGGCGACGTTCGCGCAGCGATGGCCGGAGCGAATCTACAGCGTCAAGCCCGGATCCGAGGCGGCAGTATGTGAGGAGAAATGTGACGTATCCGGCGTCATCGAGTGGTTCGCAAGAAGCCGTGAAAGAGGCAAGACCTCGTCCGGGATGGCTGAGTTTGCGCTTGTCTGGAATCCGGCAACGAGCCAGATCGAATCCGAAAACAGCAAGGTGCTCGCGACGGACAGAGGCGCCCAGGCCCCGGAGCGGATCATTAGCCAGTGGCATGTGGAGAACGGCGAATGCCGCGGCAGCACCAGTCCCGACAGTCCTGAGACGCAGACGGCGTGCGCGAGGCGGAAAGAAATTGGTGCCCTGCTCGACACGTTCGGCTGGTGTTATGGTCACAAGGACGATTACGGCTATCAGATGAAATGGCACCTTTGCGATGCCGCCTCAAACCGGCCTTAAACATTCGCGTCGAAATCTCGGCCGGATCTTTGGAATCCGAGTGCTCGAAGCGGATCAAGCGGACCGATAGTTCTGCTGGCGTCCAAAGATGCTACTCAAGCCACCAGAGCGAACGGAGTGGGTCTGCCATGACTAGAACCTGCTGCTCGGCGGCAATCCGGAAACATGCGGTTCTGCCAGGCATATCGGCATTCGAAAGACGCGCCCCGCAGGGCTCCTCTCTTCTGCCCGAACCTGTCGGCCATGGGTGCCGGAGCGGCTTGCATTTCCGATCTGATCCGCACCCACCATTCCGCCGGACGAATGCCGAGGCGTACTCGCAGATGGGGGAGCGGAGCGGGTCCTGCTATTGCTGCCAGAGGCGTGACAGCCTCGTGGTCAACGAGCCGTGACTTGGCGCTGGGCGGGGCTCGCGCGACTATCTTGTCACGCCTTTATGGATGCTCGGGGCCGAGCGCCTCCATCGTGATCGCTGGCTAATAACAAGGGCAGCTTGTAGAGTGTCGGCGCACACAGACGTGGGAGATCCGCTTTGAACGAGCCTCCTTTGGAGAAAGGCCTGCAGCACCCGACGAAGGCACCGCGATCAGGGAACGAGAGCGCGGGCGAACCTCCGTCTGAACAACGCCCGGAGCACGGACATCCTCTGTCCCGCAAACGGGTGAACGAGGGACGACCGAGGGAGAAATTGAAGCGCCGACGACCCACGTGAGAGCTCCGCGCAACGGCGCGAATCCTTTATCCTAATTGTTGACAATCCGCGCTATTTGTCGCCTGCTCCGGGTATGGATTCGACGTCGGAAATCATGAGCGCGCTCAGGGCAGCCCGCGCCCTGGCAGGACTTAGCCAGGACGAGCTGGCGGCCTTGGCGGGCGTCAGCCGTCAGATCATTGTTCGATTAGAGAAGGGCGAATCCAACGTCCTGGTCGACGCGATCGAAAAGGTGAGGGACGCCCTCGAGGGGCAAGGGGTGGTCTTCATCGACGGCAACGCCGGCCACGGGCCGGCAGTCGCCATGGTACGCACAGATCGGTGAGACCGCCTGTCTCACCGCTTGAGAATGGTCGACGCACCCCGCCGGAAGAGCGTTGCGACCTCGTCGGCGGCGAGGCTCTCTTTCTCAAGCAAATTATCCGTGAGCGATTTCAGGACCGTGACTTGCTGGGAGAGAAGAGCTTTCGCCCTGTCGAACTGCTTTCGCATAATACCGCTGATTTCGGATTGCATGGCACTGGGCAGGCGGCACGCCGTGTTCGCCTCGATCTTCGTTTCCTCGAGCGCGAACAGCAGACTTTCGCCCATTCCGTAGG
This Rhizobium sp. NZLR1 DNA region includes the following protein-coding sequences:
- a CDS encoding helix-turn-helix transcriptional regulator, which translates into the protein MDSTSEIMSALRAARALAGLSQDELAALAGVSRQIIVRLEKGESNVLVDAIEKVRDALEGQGVVFIDGNAGHGPAVAMVRTDR